A genomic region of Peptoniphilus sp. ING2-D1G contains the following coding sequences:
- the fni gene encoding Isopentenyl-diphosphate delta-isomerase (Involved in the biosynthesis of isoprenoids. Catalyzes the 1,3-allylic rearrangement of the homoallylic substrate isopentenyl (IPP) to its allylic isomer, dimethylallyl diphosphate (DMAPP); High confidence in function and specificity): protein MRKYRKREHLENCLKASYEGDTLFEDVFICHSSLSDFDFDEVDTSVEFLNKRLDFPLIINAITGGTDFSKQINMDLSELAEKFNIAMAVGSQTIIFEDDEVVESFKCVRETMGDGVVLSNLSGHATVEEAKFAIDIIGADAIQIHLNPAQELAMEEGDRKFKDVLYNIEKIVRGVDVPVIAKEVGFGMSKEVVRRLYDTGVRYVDISGFGGTNFIEVENLRTPYNDLSELYSWGIPTAMSIIEAKSMNLQNLKIVGSGGIKTSLDLVKALILGADIAAISGEILNYLTRGGLQYAEEYIENLIFKTKMIMLLTNSRRISDLQKVDYRITGKLKELIEF, encoded by the coding sequence ATGAGAAAATATAGAAAAAGAGAACATTTGGAAAATTGTCTTAAAGCAAGCTATGAGGGCGATACTCTTTTTGAAGATGTTTTTATTTGTCACAGTTCTCTTTCTGATTTTGATTTTGATGAAGTGGATACAAGTGTGGAGTTTCTAAATAAAAGATTGGACTTTCCCTTGATAATAAACGCAATAACGGGAGGTACGGATTTTTCTAAACAGATTAACATGGATCTTTCGGAATTAGCAGAAAAATTCAATATAGCAATGGCCGTTGGTTCTCAAACTATAATTTTTGAAGACGATGAAGTGGTCGAGTCTTTCAAATGTGTAAGAGAAACAATGGGAGATGGAGTGGTATTATCCAACTTGAGCGGCCATGCAACTGTAGAGGAAGCTAAATTTGCCATAGACATCATAGGAGCCGACGCTATTCAGATTCATTTAAATCCGGCGCAAGAGCTTGCCATGGAAGAGGGAGACAGAAAATTCAAGGATGTATTATACAATATTGAAAAAATAGTAAGGGGAGTAGATGTACCTGTAATAGCAAAGGAAGTCGGATTTGGAATGTCAAAGGAAGTTGTTCGACGACTTTATGACACGGGAGTGCGATATGTGGACATCTCAGGGTTTGGAGGAACAAATTTCATTGAAGTGGAAAACTTGAGAACTCCTTACAACGACTTGTCTGAACTTTATTCCTGGGGAATACCCACGGCCATGAGCATAATAGAAGCAAAATCAATGAACCTTCAGAATTTAAAAATCGTAGGTTCAGGCGGAATAAAAACCTCTCTTGACTTAGTTAAGGCCCTTATCTTAGGAGCAGATATCGCCGCCATAAGCGGAGAAATTTTGAATTATTTGACAAGGGGAGGACTTCAATATGCTGAAGAATACATTGAAAATCTGATTTTTAAAACTAAGATGATAATGCTTTTGACCAACTCGAGAAGGATTAGTGATTTGCAAAAGGTAGATTATAGAATAACGGGAAAATTAAAGGAATTGATAGAGTTTTAA
- a CDS encoding seryl-tRNA synthetase (Catalyzes the attachment of serine to tRNA(Ser). Is also able to aminoacylate tRNA(Sec) with serine, to form the misacylated tRNA L-seryl-tRNA(Sec), which will be further converted into selenocysteinyl-tRNA(Sec); High confidence in function and specificity), which produces MLDIKFVRENSEAVKENIKKKFQEEKLPLVDEAIEIDKRLREVKTTGDQLRADRNKTSKEIGSFMQKKEVEKAEEAKKKVKEINEKLTDLEAQERQLTDDLKQRMMVIPQIIDQTVPIGKDDSENVELEKFGAPAVPDYEIPYHVDIMESFDGIDLDSARNTSGAGFYYLKGDIARLHSAILSYARDFMIDRGFTYYIPPFMIRSDVVTGVMSFAEMENMMYKIEGEDLYLIGTSEHSMIGKFINTITDEDKIPQALTSYSPCFRKEVGAHGIEERGVYRIHQFEKQEMVVICKPEESPYWFDQLWNNTVDFFRSLDIPVRTLECCSGDLADLKVKSLDVEAWSPRQKKYFEVGSCSNLGDAQARRLGIRIRGEEGNYLAHTLNNTVVAPPRMLIAFLENLLQEDGSVRIPKALQPYMGGKTKLTVK; this is translated from the coding sequence ATGTTAGATATTAAATTCGTAAGAGAAAATTCTGAAGCCGTTAAAGAAAATATAAAAAAGAAATTTCAAGAGGAAAAACTTCCTCTTGTGGACGAAGCCATTGAAATTGACAAAAGGCTTAGAGAAGTAAAAACTACAGGAGATCAATTAAGAGCCGATAGAAATAAAACTTCCAAGGAAATAGGCTCTTTTATGCAAAAGAAGGAAGTTGAAAAGGCTGAAGAAGCAAAGAAAAAAGTAAAGGAAATAAACGAAAAACTCACGGATCTTGAAGCGCAAGAAAGACAGCTTACAGATGATTTGAAACAGAGAATGATGGTAATTCCTCAAATCATCGACCAAACAGTGCCCATAGGCAAGGACGACAGCGAAAATGTTGAACTTGAAAAATTCGGAGCACCGGCAGTTCCGGACTATGAAATTCCATATCATGTGGATATAATGGAGAGTTTTGACGGAATAGATTTGGATTCTGCAAGAAATACCTCAGGAGCGGGTTTTTATTATCTGAAGGGAGATATTGCAAGGCTTCATTCAGCAATTTTATCCTATGCCAGAGACTTTATGATCGACAGAGGATTTACTTACTACATTCCTCCTTTTATGATAAGATCTGATGTAGTTACCGGCGTTATGAGTTTTGCGGAAATGGAAAATATGATGTACAAGATAGAAGGCGAAGATTTATACTTAATAGGTACAAGCGAACATTCCATGATTGGAAAATTTATAAACACCATCACAGATGAGGATAAAATTCCTCAAGCTCTTACCTCTTATTCACCCTGTTTCAGAAAGGAAGTGGGAGCGCACGGTATAGAGGAAAGAGGAGTCTATAGAATTCATCAATTTGAAAAGCAGGAAATGGTAGTAATTTGCAAACCTGAGGAATCTCCCTATTGGTTCGATCAACTTTGGAACAATACAGTGGATTTCTTCAGATCACTTGATATACCCGTTAGAACTCTTGAATGCTGCAGTGGAGATTTGGCTGATTTAAAGGTAAAATCTCTTGATGTGGAAGCTTGGAGTCCAAGACAAAAGAAATATTTCGAAGTGGGTTCATGCTCAAACTTAGGAGACGCTCAAGCCAGAAGACTGGGCATAAGAATAAGAGGAGAAGAAGGGAACTATCTTGCCCACACTTTAAATAATACGGTAGTTGCTCCGCCCAGAATGCTTATCGCATTTCTTGAAAATCTGCTTCAAGAAGATGGAAGCGTTAGAATCCCGAAAGCGCTACAACCTTACATGGGAGGAAAAACGAAACTTACGGTTAAATAA
- a CDS encoding UPF0042 nucleotide-binding protein (High confidence in function and specificity) has product MEILVITGMSGAGKSKALNQLEDLGYFAMDNLPPQLLPKFAEIALASNYVDKVCAVIDVRSGMFFQDFSESLKEMKKLNFSYKILFLDADEDVIINRYKELRRPHPLSKSIVSGYQKEKELLKNIKDRADYIIDTSDLEDKQLREKLIEILGMENDGVMKVSLCSFGFKNGILLDADMVFDVRFLPNPYYIEELKHLNGENEKTRDYVLNKEVTQKFLSKATDMLEFLIPNYVKEGKSILVIGIGCTGGFHRSVAIANELYNILKAKGYKVSVSHRDVNRN; this is encoded by the coding sequence ATGGAAATTCTTGTAATAACGGGCATGAGTGGAGCAGGTAAGTCCAAAGCTCTCAATCAGCTGGAGGATTTGGGTTATTTTGCCATGGACAACTTGCCTCCTCAACTACTTCCCAAGTTTGCGGAAATAGCTTTAGCTTCAAACTATGTTGATAAAGTCTGTGCTGTCATCGATGTGAGAAGCGGGATGTTTTTTCAAGATTTTTCGGAATCTCTTAAAGAAATGAAAAAACTCAACTTCAGTTACAAGATATTGTTTTTAGATGCCGATGAAGATGTGATCATAAACAGATACAAGGAACTTAGGCGTCCTCACCCCTTGAGTAAATCCATAGTAAGCGGTTATCAAAAGGAAAAAGAACTCCTTAAAAACATAAAGGACAGGGCGGACTATATAATAGATACATCAGATTTAGAAGACAAGCAGCTTAGAGAAAAACTCATAGAGATATTGGGAATGGAAAATGACGGAGTGATGAAGGTATCTCTTTGTTCCTTCGGATTTAAAAACGGGATACTTTTAGATGCGGACATGGTTTTTGATGTGAGATTTTTGCCGAATCCATACTACATTGAAGAGTTGAAGCATTTAAACGGAGAAAACGAAAAAACGAGAGATTATGTGTTAAATAAAGAAGTAACTCAAAAATTCTTGAGCAAAGCCACAGATATGTTGGAATTTTTAATACCTAACTACGTAAAGGAAGGGAAAAGCATATTGGTGATAGGAATAGGATGTACGGGCGGATTTCACCGCTCCGTCGCAATTGCAAATGAGCTCTACAATATTTTAAAAGCTAAGGGGTACAAGGTATCCGTAAGCCATAGAGATGTGAATAGAAATTGA
- the murB gene encoding UDP-N-acetylenolpyruvoylglucosamine reductase (Members of this family are UDP-N-acetylenolpyruvoylglucosamine reductase enzymes, which are also called UDP-N-acetylmuramate dehydrogenases. This enzyme is responsible for the synthesis of UDP-N-acetylmuramic acid in bacterial cell wall biosynthesis and consequently provides an attractive target for the design of antibacterial agents; High confidence in function and specificity) produces MIDFSNYGKFLNDEPLNKHTTFKIGGNARYVLIPKDEKSFVGALKEAREQNIKYFIMGNGSNVLVDDAGYGGLVIILKSTLNDVEIQGDEITAGAGISLRELSNFALENSLSGLEFAHGIPGSLGGGVIMNAGAYEGEMKDVVKSVRILDDDLNILKLTKEEMSFSYRNSIAQERGYVVLSATFSLNRNKSKKEIKDKMDDFWQRRCSKQPLEFPSAGSTFRRPEGYFAGKLIDDCGLRGLRHGGAMVSDKHCGFVVNTDKATSKDVKELIEMIQKVVYDKYKVNLICEVKFIGG; encoded by the coding sequence ATGATAGATTTTAGCAATTATGGTAAATTTTTAAATGATGAACCTTTAAATAAACATACCACCTTTAAAATAGGTGGTAATGCAAGATATGTTCTTATCCCAAAGGACGAAAAATCCTTTGTAGGAGCATTAAAAGAGGCGAGAGAGCAAAATATTAAATATTTCATCATGGGCAACGGAAGCAATGTATTGGTTGATGATGCAGGTTATGGAGGACTTGTCATAATTTTAAAATCGACTTTGAACGATGTAGAGATACAGGGCGATGAAATAACTGCCGGGGCGGGAATCAGCTTGAGGGAACTCTCAAATTTCGCCTTGGAAAATTCTCTTTCAGGTCTTGAATTTGCACACGGAATCCCCGGTTCCCTGGGTGGTGGTGTGATAATGAATGCAGGGGCTTACGAAGGAGAAATGAAGGATGTCGTAAAAAGCGTGAGAATTTTAGATGATGATTTAAATATTTTAAAACTCACAAAGGAAGAAATGAGCTTTTCCTATAGAAACAGCATCGCTCAAGAAAGAGGATATGTCGTATTGTCGGCCACCTTTTCTCTTAACAGAAATAAGTCAAAGAAAGAGATCAAGGATAAAATGGACGATTTTTGGCAAAGAAGATGTTCAAAACAACCTTTGGAATTTCCCTCCGCCGGCTCCACCTTCAGAAGACCTGAGGGCTATTTTGCAGGCAAACTGATAGATGATTGCGGTCTTAGAGGATTAAGGCATGGGGGAGCGATGGTCAGTGACAAACACTGCGGTTTTGTAGTAAATACGGACAAAGCAACTTCCAAAGATGTCAAGGAACTCATTGAGATGATTCAAAAAGTAGTGTACGATAAATACAAGGTAAACTTAATCTGTGAAGTTAAATTTATTGGAGGATAA
- the metK gene encoding S-adenosylmethionine synthase (Catalyzes the formation of S-adenosylmethionine from methionine and ATP. The overall synthetic reaction is composed of two sequential steps, AdoMet formation and the subsequent tripolyphosphate hydrolysis which occurs prior to release of AdoMet from the enzyme; High confidence in function and specificity): MNKKIFTSESVTEGHPDKVCDQISDAILDEILKEDKNARVACETLATTGLILITGEITTETYVDFTKVVRDTLREIGYTRAKIGFDADTCSVLSAIKEQSEDIAMGVDRFKEGNVDEFEFFGAGDQGIMFGYASDETDTYMPMPIYLAHKLSKKLAQVRKKGVLDYLRPDGKTQVGVEYEDGKPVRIENIVVSTQHNERVKIEQIREDIEREVIAEIIPEGMMDEDTKIYINPTGRFVKGGPMADAGLTGRKIIVDTYGGMARHGGGALSGKDPTKVDRSATYYARYIAKNIVAAGLARRCEIGLAYAIGITKPISIYVNTYGTGVVSDDALMHIIEENFDARPGAIIKNFDLFRPIYRQVASYGHFGRDDLDLPWEKTDRAEQLKKFI, encoded by the coding sequence GTGAATAAAAAAATATTTACTTCAGAATCTGTAACTGAAGGACATCCTGACAAGGTATGCGATCAAATTTCCGATGCTATATTGGATGAAATATTAAAGGAAGATAAAAATGCGAGAGTGGCTTGTGAAACTCTCGCTACAACAGGTTTGATTTTAATTACCGGAGAAATCACCACTGAAACCTATGTGGATTTCACAAAGGTGGTTAGAGATACCCTTAGGGAAATAGGATACACTCGTGCAAAAATCGGTTTCGATGCAGATACTTGCTCAGTTTTGTCTGCAATCAAAGAACAATCCGAGGATATTGCCATGGGAGTGGATAGATTTAAAGAGGGCAATGTAGATGAGTTTGAATTCTTCGGAGCGGGAGACCAGGGAATTATGTTCGGATATGCCAGCGATGAAACCGACACCTATATGCCTATGCCAATCTACCTTGCACACAAATTATCGAAAAAACTTGCTCAAGTGAGAAAAAAAGGAGTTTTAGATTATTTAAGACCTGATGGCAAGACGCAAGTGGGAGTAGAATATGAGGACGGCAAACCCGTTAGAATTGAGAACATAGTGGTTTCCACTCAGCACAACGAAAGAGTAAAGATTGAGCAAATAAGAGAAGATATAGAAAGAGAAGTAATAGCTGAGATAATTCCTGAGGGGATGATGGATGAGGATACAAAAATCTACATCAACCCCACGGGCAGATTTGTAAAGGGCGGACCTATGGCAGATGCGGGTCTTACAGGTAGAAAAATAATAGTAGATACCTATGGAGGCATGGCAAGACACGGCGGAGGAGCTCTTTCGGGCAAAGACCCGACAAAGGTGGACAGATCTGCAACTTATTATGCAAGATATATTGCAAAAAATATAGTTGCAGCCGGGCTTGCAAGAAGGTGTGAAATAGGGCTTGCCTATGCCATAGGAATTACAAAACCGATATCGATTTATGTAAACACCTACGGCACAGGAGTGGTTTCAGACGATGCGCTTATGCATATAATAGAAGAAAACTTCGACGCAAGACCCGGTGCCATAATAAAGAATTTTGATTTATTCAGACCTATTTACAGACAAGTTGCAAGTTACGGACATTTCGGAAGAGATGACTTGGATTTGCCTTGGGAAAAAACGGACAGAGCTGAACAACTTAAGAAATTCATATAA
- a CDS encoding putative permease (High confidence in function and specificity) yields MNYLTLGIEIIFPIFFVLFVGYVLKTSNFINEDFVEECTKLVFYIALPFSLFFSVRDAKIEYFDVKYAVFLITGTISLYILTWFFGRYFIKNKDKLTAFVHCAYRYNFVYIGIPMLNYINPNHSMDPVIIIMVFILTLYNLLAIILLTFYKDDTFSMGSFLKKISKNPMIISIILGLLAKWQNIYFYSGIESGMQLISTLSTPLSLILVGASLNFTRDNSDMSLVLGSSFIKVVLAGAVLTPIAYFLGFDKDQVLVTYVLFSNPYAINCFIMGKSMGSDYELTSKIVTASFVMAIFSYAIGIPFFKHLGFLQI; encoded by the coding sequence ATGAATTATTTAACTCTCGGTATAGAGATAATATTTCCCATATTTTTTGTTCTTTTTGTGGGATATGTTCTCAAAACTTCAAATTTCATAAATGAAGATTTTGTAGAGGAATGTACAAAACTTGTATTTTACATTGCCCTTCCCTTCAGTCTTTTTTTCAGTGTACGAGATGCAAAAATAGAATATTTCGATGTGAAGTATGCTGTTTTTTTAATAACAGGCACAATCTCTCTATATATTCTGACTTGGTTTTTCGGAAGGTATTTTATAAAAAACAAAGACAAGCTAACGGCTTTTGTTCACTGTGCTTACAGATACAACTTTGTGTATATCGGAATTCCCATGCTCAATTACATAAATCCCAATCACAGTATGGACCCTGTGATTATCATCATGGTATTTATTCTTACTCTCTATAATCTGTTGGCTATAATACTTTTGACTTTTTATAAAGATGACACTTTCAGCATGGGAAGTTTTTTGAAAAAAATCTCGAAAAACCCAATGATAATTTCCATTATTTTGGGACTTTTAGCCAAGTGGCAAAATATTTATTTCTACAGCGGAATAGAATCGGGAATGCAGTTGATTTCAACTCTTTCAACACCACTATCGCTCATCCTTGTAGGAGCCTCTCTTAATTTCACAAGAGATAATTCAGATATGAGTTTAGTGCTTGGATCCAGCTTCATAAAGGTGGTTCTCGCCGGTGCTGTCTTAACGCCTATAGCATATTTTTTAGGGTTCGATAAGGATCAGGTGTTGGTCACCTATGTGCTTTTTTCAAATCCCTATGCAATAAATTGTTTTATAATGGGTAAAAGCATGGGCTCCGATTATGAACTGACATCCAAGATAGTTACAGCGTCCTTTGTAATGGCCATATTTTCCTATGCAATAGGCATACCCTTTTTTAAACATCTTGGATTTTTACAGATTTAA
- the trxB gene encoding Thioredoxin reductase (This family includes both class I and class II oxidoreductases and also NADH oxidases and peroxidases. This domain is actually a small NADH binding domain within a larger FAD binding domain; High confidence in function and specificity), with the protein MYDLIVLGGGPAGLAAGIYAARGKLKTLIIEKSIEGGQISSTSEVENYPGILEITGPELGMDMKEQAKKFGAQFIYEEIMEVQLEDDVKKIVGKEDTYEASAVIIATGAAPRKIGCPGEDEYIGKGVSYCATCDAAFYQDLDVYIVGGGDAAVEEALFVSKFARAVYIIHRRDELRASKILQKKAKDNEKIHFIWDSVVEEIKGDKIANEIVVKNIKTDEVQNIKSDKPIGIFVYIGYIPNTGLFKGKVEMDREYIVTDEEMRTNIPGVFAAGDLRVKTVRQVVTAAADGAIAAVNAQKYVDEKEGRLYEGFVEQNK; encoded by the coding sequence ATGTATGATTTAATAGTTTTAGGTGGAGGACCTGCCGGGTTAGCTGCCGGAATATATGCCGCAAGAGGCAAACTTAAGACACTGATAATAGAAAAATCCATAGAGGGCGGACAAATAAGCTCGACATCTGAAGTGGAAAATTATCCGGGAATTCTTGAAATTACAGGTCCTGAACTGGGAATGGACATGAAGGAACAAGCTAAAAAATTTGGGGCGCAGTTCATATATGAAGAAATTATGGAAGTGCAATTAGAAGACGATGTTAAAAAAATTGTGGGTAAAGAAGACACTTATGAAGCAAGTGCAGTTATAATCGCAACAGGAGCGGCACCAAGAAAGATAGGCTGTCCCGGGGAAGATGAATATATAGGCAAGGGAGTTTCCTATTGCGCAACTTGTGATGCTGCATTTTATCAAGATTTGGATGTTTATATAGTGGGTGGAGGAGATGCAGCTGTTGAAGAAGCTCTTTTTGTATCCAAATTTGCAAGAGCTGTCTACATCATTCACAGAAGAGATGAATTAAGAGCGAGCAAAATTCTTCAAAAGAAAGCCAAGGACAATGAAAAAATTCATTTTATTTGGGACAGCGTAGTAGAAGAAATAAAGGGCGACAAAATTGCAAATGAAATTGTAGTTAAAAACATCAAAACCGATGAAGTGCAAAATATAAAGAGCGATAAACCCATAGGAATCTTTGTATATATAGGATACATTCCCAACACAGGTCTCTTCAAAGGAAAAGTGGAAATGGACAGAGAATATATAGTAACAGACGAAGAGATGAGGACAAATATTCCGGGGGTATTTGCAGCGGGAGACTTGAGAGTAAAAACAGTAAGACAAGTTGTAACTGCAGCAGCTGATGGAGCGATTGCGGCAGTCAATGCTCAAAAATACGTCGATGAAAAAGAAGGACGTCTTTACGAAGGATTTGTGGAACAAAATAAGTAA
- a CDS encoding Hypothetical protein (High confidence in function and specificity), with the protein MIGGGTGISTIIKGIKKYNSNISAIVSMADDGGGSGILRDDLGMLPPGDVRNCLVALASTEGTMEKLLQYRFKNGTLKGQNFGNILIAALYEIYGGFDKALNELENVLSISGKVVPVTYENIHLVAEFENEDKCIGESIIPKMAYKLDTKIKRIGFFPATPLANRDALKAIEEADLIILGPGSLYTSVIPNLLVKGILESIVKSDAKKIYIQNIMTELGETLDFKVRDHIKALIAHSCDGIVDAVLINDEEVSENMKHKYIQTSKSTEIKIEDEDFDYLKENNIEVIRGNFLQEGISVRHDGEKIALVLKKFSLL; encoded by the coding sequence ATAATAGGTGGCGGAACAGGAATCAGCACCATAATAAAGGGAATAAAAAAATACAATTCGAATATTTCCGCAATAGTTTCCATGGCAGATGACGGTGGCGGCTCAGGTATTCTCAGAGATGATTTGGGCATGCTTCCGCCCGGAGATGTGCGAAATTGTCTGGTGGCATTGGCAAGCACGGAAGGTACAATGGAAAAATTGTTGCAGTACAGATTTAAAAATGGCACTTTAAAGGGACAAAACTTCGGCAATATTTTAATAGCCGCTCTCTATGAAATATACGGGGGATTCGACAAAGCTCTAAATGAGTTGGAAAATGTACTCAGTATCAGCGGTAAAGTGGTTCCGGTAACTTATGAAAACATTCATTTAGTCGCTGAATTTGAAAATGAAGACAAGTGCATAGGCGAGTCTATAATTCCAAAAATGGCCTACAAGTTGGATACAAAGATAAAGAGAATCGGATTTTTCCCTGCAACTCCCCTTGCAAACAGAGACGCTCTAAAGGCGATAGAAGAGGCGGATTTAATAATATTAGGGCCGGGAAGTCTCTATACCTCCGTAATTCCCAATCTTTTAGTCAAGGGTATACTGGAATCCATAGTAAAATCCGATGCGAAAAAAATCTATATCCAAAATATCATGACAGAATTGGGAGAAACATTGGATTTTAAGGTAAGAGACCACATCAAAGCTCTGATAGCTCACTCCTGTGATGGAATTGTAGATGCCGTCTTGATAAATGATGAAGAAGTATCTGAAAACATGAAGCATAAATATATACAAACTTCAAAATCCACGGAAATAAAAATAGAAGATGAGGATTTTGATTATTTAAAAGAAAATAACATAGAGGTTATCCGTGGGAATTTTTTGCAAGAAGGAATAAGTGTAAGACATGACGGTGAAAAAATTGCATTGGTATTAAAAAAATTTTCACTGTTATAA
- a CDS encoding Hypothetical protein (Family membership), with product MTFTYWIFSQRSVYEFKDYTIKTDITGSEISKNKKVLHRDKPILDFDIADIDGDGIYEMALINKKLLGKGGVVKILSLKNEPEVLYEEDLSEIKPFKIELGDFTGDGISEIAIGIVKKTPHHKIMEKRCFTYNLDFKEKRLIAKFRISKFARPYDDFKLFDIDEDGICEIITIERNEDKSKRIASYTWNGFGFNLVYKSDNYKNLKLFDKDGELKVDGRKVCLEENNIKVGE from the coding sequence ATGACTTTTACATATTGGATATTTTCCCAAAGATCTGTTTATGAATTTAAAGATTATACAATAAAAACAGACATTACAGGCTCAGAAATTTCAAAAAATAAAAAAGTTTTACACAGAGATAAGCCCATCCTCGATTTTGACATAGCCGATATTGACGGTGACGGAATCTATGAGATGGCTCTAATAAACAAAAAACTTTTAGGAAAGGGAGGTGTGGTCAAAATCCTAAGTCTGAAAAATGAGCCTGAAGTCCTTTACGAAGAAGATCTATCTGAGATAAAACCCTTTAAAATAGAGTTGGGAGATTTCACAGGAGACGGAATTTCTGAAATAGCCATTGGAATAGTTAAAAAAACTCCACATCATAAAATCATGGAAAAAAGATGTTTTACATACAATCTCGACTTCAAAGAAAAAAGACTCATAGCAAAATTTAGAATATCCAAATTTGCTCGTCCCTATGATGATTTTAAATTATTTGACATAGACGAAGACGGCATCTGTGAAATAATAACCATAGAAAGAAATGAAGATAAATCCAAAAGAATAGCTTCTTATACTTGGAACGGTTTCGGATTTAATCTTGTTTACAAAAGTGACAATTACAAAAATTTAAAACTTTTTGACAAAGATGGCGAACTTAAAGTAGATGGTAGAAAGGTTTGTTTAGAAGAGAATAATATAAAAGTAGGTGAATGA